The following are encoded in a window of Amycolatopsis solani genomic DNA:
- a CDS encoding sensor histidine kinase, protein MSTGTAARGYDHAAVHYASDDELLAVGVPFLAAGIAAGEPTVVSLEPDHAELMRAALPPDAGTHYLSTGDLYARPAAAIRSYRELMAGFVGGGAAGIRIFGEIPRAVIDTSWDWWARYEAAVNHAYEEFPLRSMCAYDTRTTPRHVLEDVARTHPFVATPGGGHHTNDGYVDPLAFLAGPRPMTPHPLQLAQPLLELTDPLPSEARQAVLAADRTGLPADEIDDLVLAVSEIADNALRHGRPPVTVRIWAGPGCMVVTVHDTGEGPVDPFAGLLPADREVGGRGLWITHQICSQVTLHRDDTGFTARLIAGNPRR, encoded by the coding sequence GTGAGCACCGGAACCGCCGCCAGGGGCTACGACCACGCCGCTGTCCACTACGCGTCCGACGACGAGCTGCTCGCCGTCGGCGTCCCGTTCCTGGCGGCCGGCATCGCCGCGGGCGAACCGACCGTCGTCTCACTGGAGCCGGACCACGCGGAACTGATGCGTGCGGCGCTCCCGCCGGACGCGGGCACGCACTACCTCTCGACCGGCGACCTCTACGCGCGGCCCGCCGCCGCGATCCGGTCCTACCGCGAGCTGATGGCCGGGTTCGTCGGCGGCGGGGCGGCCGGCATCCGCATCTTCGGCGAGATCCCGCGCGCCGTGATCGACACGTCGTGGGACTGGTGGGCGCGCTACGAGGCCGCGGTCAACCACGCCTACGAGGAGTTCCCGCTGCGCAGCATGTGCGCCTACGACACCCGCACCACCCCGCGCCACGTGCTCGAGGACGTCGCCCGCACCCACCCGTTCGTCGCCACCCCCGGCGGCGGGCACCACACCAACGACGGCTACGTCGACCCGCTGGCCTTCCTGGCCGGCCCGCGGCCGATGACCCCGCACCCCCTCCAGCTCGCGCAGCCGCTGCTCGAGCTCACCGATCCGCTGCCGAGCGAGGCCCGGCAGGCGGTGCTGGCCGCGGACCGGACCGGGCTGCCCGCCGACGAGATCGACGACCTCGTCCTCGCGGTCAGCGAGATCGCCGACAACGCGCTGCGCCACGGCCGCCCGCCGGTCACCGTGCGGATCTGGGCCGGGCCGGGCTGCATGGTGGTCACGGTGCACGACACCGGCGAGGGCCCGGTCGACCCGTTCGCCGGCCTGCTGCCCGCCGACCGCGAAGTCGGCGGCCGCGGGCTGTGGATCACCCACCAGATCTGCAGCCAGGTCACGCTGCACCGCGACGACACGGGGTTCACGGCCCGGCTGATCGCCGGGAACCCGCGGCGCTGA
- the glgX gene encoding glycogen debranching protein GlgX, translating to MQPWPGSPYPLGADYDGVGTNFALFSEVAERVDLCLFDPDGTETRIRLPEVDGFVHHGYLTGIGPGQEYGYRIHGPHDPARGLRCNPAKLLLDPYAKAVTGRVDWDESVFGYRFDRPEERNDDDSAAHTVRAVVVNPYFDWANDRPPKVPYNETVVYEAHVRGLTKLHPDIPEELRGTYSGLAHPVVIDHLKTLGVTAVELMPVHQFLHDHALTERGLANYWGYNSIAFFAPHNEYAASTRPATPGSEVHEFKAMVRALHEAGIEVILDVVYNHTAEGNHLGPTLSMRGIDNQAYYRLVENDPQYYMDYTGTGNSLNVRQPHTLQLIMDSLRYWVTEMHVDGFRFDLAATLAREFYDVDRLSTFFDLVQQDPIVSQVKLIAEPWDVGPGGYQVGNFPPLWTEWNGAYRDTVRDFWRGEPSTLGEFASRITGSSDLYQNDGRRPFASINFVTAHDGFTLADLVSYNEKHNEANGEDGRDGADDNRSWNCGAEGPTEDEKVLDLRARQRRNMIATVLLSQGVPMLLHGDEFGRTQQGNNNAYCQDNELSWVDWSLLERNRELFEFTSAVVDLRHQHPVFRRRRFFAGRPIRRGDELRDIAWFTPAGDEMTDQDWEAGFGRSIVVFLNGSAIPDLDARGERVVDDSFLLCFNAHDDDITMTVPDGEYGEEWAVVLDSATGEVFHRSVGDVLVGGVTGDRLTTPRTVPGGGTLVVGARSLAVLLRTAGQEG from the coding sequence GTGCAGCCTTGGCCCGGCTCCCCCTACCCGCTCGGAGCCGACTACGACGGTGTCGGCACCAACTTCGCCCTCTTCTCCGAGGTCGCCGAACGCGTCGACCTCTGCCTCTTCGACCCGGACGGGACCGAGACCCGGATCCGGCTGCCGGAGGTCGACGGCTTCGTCCACCACGGCTACCTGACCGGGATCGGACCCGGCCAGGAGTACGGCTACCGGATCCACGGGCCGCACGACCCCGCCCGCGGTCTCCGGTGCAACCCCGCCAAGCTCCTGCTCGACCCGTACGCCAAGGCCGTCACCGGCCGCGTCGACTGGGACGAGTCCGTGTTCGGCTACCGCTTCGACCGGCCCGAAGAGCGCAACGACGACGACTCCGCGGCGCACACCGTCCGCGCGGTCGTCGTCAACCCGTACTTCGACTGGGCCAACGACCGGCCGCCGAAGGTGCCGTACAACGAGACGGTCGTCTACGAAGCCCACGTCCGCGGGCTGACCAAGCTCCACCCGGACATCCCCGAGGAGCTGCGGGGCACCTACTCCGGGCTGGCGCACCCCGTCGTCATCGACCACCTGAAGACCCTCGGCGTCACGGCCGTCGAGCTGATGCCGGTCCACCAGTTCCTGCACGACCACGCCCTCACCGAGCGCGGCCTCGCCAACTACTGGGGCTACAACTCCATCGCCTTCTTCGCGCCGCACAACGAGTACGCCGCTTCGACCCGGCCCGCGACGCCGGGCAGCGAGGTGCACGAGTTCAAGGCGATGGTGCGGGCGCTGCACGAGGCCGGGATCGAGGTCATCCTCGACGTCGTCTACAACCACACCGCCGAAGGCAACCACCTCGGGCCGACGCTGTCGATGCGCGGCATCGACAACCAGGCTTACTACCGGCTGGTCGAGAACGACCCGCAGTACTACATGGACTACACCGGCACCGGCAACTCGCTCAACGTGCGCCAGCCGCACACGCTGCAGCTCATCATGGACTCGCTGCGGTACTGGGTCACCGAGATGCACGTCGACGGCTTCCGCTTCGACCTCGCGGCCACCCTCGCCCGCGAGTTCTACGACGTCGACCGGCTGTCCACGTTCTTCGACCTGGTCCAGCAGGACCCGATCGTCAGCCAGGTGAAGCTGATCGCCGAGCCGTGGGACGTCGGGCCCGGTGGCTACCAGGTCGGCAACTTCCCGCCGCTGTGGACCGAGTGGAACGGCGCCTACCGCGACACCGTCCGCGACTTCTGGCGCGGCGAACCCTCGACGCTCGGGGAATTCGCGTCCCGCATCACCGGCTCGTCCGACCTCTACCAGAACGACGGCCGCCGCCCGTTCGCGTCGATCAACTTCGTCACCGCCCACGACGGCTTCACCCTCGCCGACCTGGTCTCGTACAACGAGAAGCACAACGAGGCCAACGGTGAGGACGGCCGCGACGGCGCCGACGACAACCGGTCGTGGAACTGCGGTGCCGAAGGCCCGACCGAGGACGAGAAGGTCCTCGACCTGCGGGCCCGCCAGCGCCGCAACATGATCGCCACGGTGCTGCTGTCCCAGGGCGTGCCGATGCTGCTGCACGGCGACGAGTTCGGCCGGACCCAGCAGGGCAACAACAACGCCTACTGCCAGGACAACGAGCTGTCCTGGGTCGACTGGTCCCTGCTGGAGCGCAACCGCGAGCTGTTCGAGTTCACCTCGGCGGTGGTGGACCTGCGCCACCAGCACCCGGTGTTCCGCCGCCGCCGGTTCTTCGCCGGACGGCCGATCCGCCGCGGCGACGAACTGCGCGACATCGCGTGGTTCACCCCCGCCGGCGACGAGATGACCGACCAGGACTGGGAAGCCGGCTTCGGCCGCAGCATCGTGGTCTTCCTCAACGGCTCCGCGATCCCCGACCTCGACGCCCGCGGCGAGCGGGTGGTCGACGACTCGTTCCTGCTCTGCTTCAACGCGCACGACGACGACATCACGATGACCGTCCCGGACGGCGAGTACGGCGAGGAGTGGGCGGTCGTGCTCGACTCCGCCACGGGCGAGGTGTTCCACCGGTCGGTGGGCGACGTCCTGGTCGGCGGCGTGACCGGCGACCGGCTGACGACGCCCCGCACGGTGCCCGGCGGCGGCACGCTCGTGGTCGGCGCCCGGTCTCTCGCCGTCCTGCTGCGGACGGCGGGTCAAGAGGGATGA
- the ctaD gene encoding aa3-type cytochrome oxidase subunit I: MTATRTTPIAHGPVQRGKRGETLLKTIRTTDHKTIGVLYLSTSFGFFLIGGLTALLMRGELARPGLQFLSPEQYNQLFTMHGTIMLLLYATPNLFGFANFVLPLQIGSPDVAFPRLNAFSYWLYLFGGLIVLSGYLTPGGPPDFGWTAYTPLSNAIHSPGVGGDLWIAGLIVTGLGTILGAVNMITTIVCLRCPGMLMWRMPIFTWNILFTSVLILLAFPILTAALFGLMADRHLGAHVFDPENGGAILWQHLFWFFGHPEVYVVALPYFGIVTEIIPVFSRKPLFGYKTMVFATIGITALSAAVWAHHMFATGAVLLPFFSIMTFLIAVPTGIKFFNWIGTMWKGQLTFESPMLWSVGFLVTFLLGGLTGVILASPPLDFHIHDTYFVVAHFHYVLFGTIVFATFAGIYFWFPKITGRMLDEGLAKWHFWTTFVGFHTTFLIQHWLGDAGMPRRYADYLSSDGFTRMHMVSTIGAFLLGLSVLPFIWNVVKSYRFGQPVGVDDPWGYGNSLEWATTSPPPRHNFLDLPRIRSERPAFELHYPHMVERMRAESHLTKGHPKHAASPSEIAAGATQPDDQGDSDDVRGR; encoded by the coding sequence ATGACCGCGACCCGCACCACCCCGATCGCGCACGGCCCGGTACAGCGGGGCAAGCGCGGCGAAACGCTCCTCAAGACGATCCGCACCACCGACCACAAGACGATCGGGGTGCTGTACCTGTCGACGTCGTTCGGGTTCTTCCTGATCGGCGGCCTGACCGCGCTGCTGATGCGGGGCGAGCTGGCGCGTCCCGGGCTGCAGTTCCTCTCGCCCGAGCAGTACAACCAGCTGTTCACCATGCACGGCACGATCATGCTGCTGCTCTACGCCACCCCGAACCTCTTCGGGTTCGCGAACTTCGTCCTGCCCCTGCAGATCGGCTCGCCCGACGTCGCATTCCCCCGGCTGAACGCGTTCTCCTACTGGCTGTACCTCTTCGGCGGCCTGATCGTCCTCTCCGGCTACCTCACCCCCGGCGGCCCGCCGGACTTCGGCTGGACCGCCTACACGCCGTTGTCGAACGCGATCCACTCCCCCGGCGTCGGCGGCGACCTGTGGATCGCCGGGCTCATCGTCACCGGCCTCGGCACCATCCTCGGCGCGGTCAACATGATCACCACGATCGTCTGCCTGCGCTGCCCGGGGATGCTCATGTGGCGCATGCCGATCTTCACCTGGAACATCCTGTTCACGTCGGTGCTGATCCTGCTCGCCTTCCCGATCCTCACCGCCGCCCTGTTCGGGCTCATGGCCGACCGCCACCTCGGCGCCCACGTCTTCGACCCCGAAAACGGCGGCGCCATCCTCTGGCAGCACCTGTTCTGGTTCTTCGGCCACCCCGAGGTCTACGTCGTCGCGCTGCCCTACTTCGGGATCGTCACCGAGATCATCCCGGTGTTCAGCCGCAAGCCGTTGTTCGGCTACAAGACCATGGTCTTCGCGACGATCGGCATCACGGCGCTGTCGGCCGCGGTCTGGGCGCACCACATGTTCGCCACCGGCGCCGTCCTGCTCCCGTTCTTCTCGATCATGACGTTCCTCATCGCCGTGCCCACCGGGATCAAGTTCTTCAACTGGATCGGCACGATGTGGAAGGGGCAGCTGACGTTCGAGTCACCGATGCTGTGGTCGGTCGGCTTCCTCGTCACGTTCCTGCTCGGCGGGCTGACCGGGGTCATCCTCGCCTCCCCGCCGCTGGACTTCCACATCCACGACACCTACTTCGTCGTCGCCCACTTCCACTACGTCCTCTTCGGCACGATCGTCTTCGCGACCTTCGCCGGCATCTACTTCTGGTTCCCCAAGATCACCGGGCGGATGCTCGACGAAGGCCTCGCGAAGTGGCACTTCTGGACGACGTTCGTCGGCTTCCACACGACGTTCCTCATCCAGCACTGGCTGGGCGACGCCGGCATGCCGCGGCGCTACGCCGATTACCTGTCCTCGGACGGGTTCACGCGGATGCACATGGTGTCCACGATCGGCGCGTTCCTGCTCGGGCTCTCGGTGCTGCCGTTCATCTGGAACGTCGTGAAGAGCTACCGCTTCGGCCAGCCCGTCGGCGTCGACGACCCGTGGGGCTACGGCAACTCGCTCGAGTGGGCCACCACCAGCCCGCCGCCCCGGCACAACTTCCTCGACCTGCCCCGGATCCGCTCCGAGCGCCCGGCGTTCGAGCTGCACTACCCGCACATGGTCGAGCGGATGCGGGCGGAAAGCCACCTCACCAAGGGCCACCCGAAGCACGCGGCCTCCCCGTCCGAGATCGCGGCGGGCGCCACCCAGCCCGACGACCAGGGCGACAGCGACGACGTCCGCGGCCGTTGA
- a CDS encoding PP2C family protein-serine/threonine phosphatase, translated as MDRSLAVERLLRDVPPHDLPRALRVALREHFGAEAVELLMADYALTELCQVGEQPYTSEPIPVDGTVPGAAFVTQAATFEPSGDGVTGYLPVSVRGDRLGVLAVTLPAEPEPPVWGELERFAEAVAHELFVADRDTDLYIQARRSSRLTLAAEMQWQLLPGRACTRAEFALGGQLEPAYAIYGDCFDWSASAHKLAVTLINGMGQGSEAALLTNLAINALRNARRAGIPLDAQAELADQALYAHHRGAEHVAALLLEFDLATGSVAVVDAGSPRLWRLRDGKAERVLFDEQLPLGTFDGTIYEVERFQAAEGDRFVFVSDGVYNAPGTHDERYGDRELAEAVTTTADLPAAHVPGAVLRELTTRRHGGQAEDDAMVVCLDWFGPVPVAGRGTGPSMSVRRAD; from the coding sequence TTGGACAGATCCCTGGCGGTGGAGCGTCTCCTCCGTGACGTACCGCCGCACGACCTGCCCCGGGCCTTGCGCGTGGCGTTGCGCGAGCACTTCGGCGCCGAGGCGGTCGAACTGCTGATGGCCGACTACGCCCTGACCGAGCTGTGCCAGGTGGGCGAACAGCCCTACACGTCGGAGCCGATCCCGGTCGATGGGACCGTCCCCGGCGCGGCGTTCGTCACACAGGCGGCCACCTTCGAGCCGTCCGGTGACGGCGTCACCGGCTACCTGCCGGTCAGCGTGCGCGGGGACCGGCTCGGCGTGCTGGCGGTCACGCTGCCCGCCGAGCCCGAACCGCCCGTCTGGGGCGAGCTCGAGCGGTTCGCCGAAGCCGTCGCCCACGAACTGTTCGTCGCCGACCGCGACACCGACCTCTACATCCAGGCCCGGCGGTCGTCGCGGCTGACGCTCGCCGCGGAAATGCAGTGGCAGCTGCTGCCCGGGCGCGCCTGCACCCGCGCCGAGTTCGCGCTCGGCGGCCAGCTCGAACCCGCCTACGCCATCTACGGCGACTGCTTCGACTGGTCGGCGTCCGCGCACAAGCTCGCCGTCACGCTGATCAACGGCATGGGGCAGGGCAGCGAGGCGGCCCTGCTGACCAACCTCGCGATCAACGCGCTGCGCAACGCCCGCCGCGCCGGGATCCCGCTCGACGCCCAGGCCGAGCTCGCCGACCAAGCGCTCTACGCGCACCACCGCGGTGCCGAGCACGTGGCCGCCCTGCTGCTGGAATTCGACCTCGCCACGGGTTCGGTGGCCGTGGTCGACGCGGGCTCGCCCCGGCTCTGGCGGCTGCGCGACGGGAAGGCCGAGCGGGTCCTGTTCGACGAGCAGCTGCCGCTCGGCACGTTCGACGGCACGATCTACGAAGTGGAACGCTTCCAGGCCGCGGAAGGCGACCGGTTCGTGTTCGTCAGCGACGGCGTCTATAACGCACCCGGCACGCACGACGAGCGCTACGGCGACCGCGAGCTCGCCGAGGCGGTCACCACGACCGCCGACCTGCCCGCGGCGCACGTCCCCGGCGCGGTCCTGCGGGAGCTGACGACGCGCCGGCACGGCGGCCAGGCCGAGGACGACGCGATGGTCGTGTGCCTCGACTGGTTCGGCCCGGTCCCGGTGGCGGGCCGCGGCACCGGGCCGTCGATGTCCGTGCGCCGGGCGGACTGA
- a CDS encoding MarR family transcriptional regulator gives MDRSREQAAPDGVAALARLFESVLEGVRDVSPRPLSVSQLRAVVALDHRDGVNLRELADLLDSTPPLVSRLCDRLEAVGFLERLPSARSRRELTLRLSDRGRAYLHDLRSRRRDRVEGLLAKMTPAGRAALAAGLEEYQALADRTPDLHR, from the coding sequence GTGGATCGATCCCGCGAGCAGGCCGCCCCGGACGGGGTGGCCGCTCTCGCGCGCCTCTTCGAATCGGTGCTGGAAGGGGTGCGGGACGTCTCGCCGCGGCCGCTGTCGGTGTCGCAGCTGCGCGCGGTCGTCGCGCTCGACCACCGCGACGGGGTCAACCTGCGGGAGCTGGCCGACCTGCTCGATTCGACCCCGCCGCTGGTGAGCAGGCTGTGCGACCGGCTGGAAGCGGTGGGGTTCCTCGAGCGCCTGCCCAGCGCGCGCAGCAGGCGGGAGCTCACGCTGCGGCTGTCCGACCGCGGCCGCGCCTACCTCCACGACCTGCGGTCCCGGCGCCGGGACCGCGTCGAGGGGCTGCTGGCGAAGATGACGCCGGCCGGCCGGGCCGCGCTCGCCGCCGGCCTCGAGGAGTACCAGGCCCTCGCGGACCGGACCCCGGATTTGCATCGCTGA
- a CDS encoding STAS domain-containing protein — MPGTDDSQVRGVLTRVLEEDRAALARDWAGQEPGDELRREAAGLLEALRAAIAGTLPVSRIVDQDPAVRDALTSLSERRARAGAEPKVTAMAILALKRTMLGAIERHTEDSALRYRAALLVDELLDSAGVLTFEVYAAGRERIIREQHSQVLELSTPVLRLWRHVLAVPLIGTLDSARTQVVMNSLLEAIQATEARVAIIDITGVPTVDTAVAQHLLQTVSAVRLMGADCVISGIRPSIAQTITQLGIDLSHIVTRGSLADALATAMHLIGDGTARPGVTG; from the coding sequence GTGCCGGGCACGGACGACAGCCAGGTCCGCGGAGTGCTGACGCGCGTTCTGGAGGAAGACCGGGCCGCGCTGGCCCGGGATTGGGCCGGTCAGGAACCCGGCGACGAGCTTCGCCGCGAAGCCGCCGGCCTGCTGGAAGCACTGCGCGCCGCGATCGCCGGCACCCTCCCGGTGTCCCGGATCGTGGACCAGGACCCCGCCGTGCGCGACGCGTTGACCTCGCTTTCGGAGCGCCGGGCCCGCGCGGGTGCCGAACCGAAGGTCACGGCGATGGCGATCCTCGCGCTCAAGCGCACGATGCTGGGCGCGATCGAACGGCACACCGAGGACTCCGCGCTGCGCTACCGGGCCGCGCTGCTGGTCGACGAACTGCTCGACAGCGCGGGCGTGCTGACCTTCGAGGTCTACGCGGCGGGCCGGGAGCGGATCATCCGCGAGCAGCACAGCCAGGTGCTCGAGCTGTCCACCCCGGTCCTGCGGCTGTGGCGCCACGTCCTCGCGGTGCCCCTGATCGGCACGCTCGACAGCGCCCGGACGCAGGTCGTGATGAACAGCCTGCTGGAGGCGATCCAGGCCACCGAGGCCCGGGTGGCGATCATCGACATCACCGGCGTCCCGACCGTCGACACCGCGGTGGCGCAGCACCTGCTGCAGACCGTCAGCGCCGTCCGGCTGATGGGCGCGGACTGCGTGATCAGCGGCATCCGCCCGTCGATCGCGCAGACCATCACGCAGCTGGGCATCGACCTCTCGCACATCGTCACGCGCGGCTCGCTCGCCGACGCGCTGGCGACCGCGATGCACCTCATCGGCGACGGCACCGCCCGGCCGGGCGTGACCGGGTGA
- a CDS encoding STAS domain-containing protein, whose amino-acid sequence MNAGLPILRLGDILLSGLLSDLDDQTALAFTDELTTRIADEDIRGVIIDISRLEIIDSFVARVLMQLAGTGQLLGARMIVAGMRPAVALTLTELGLQLTGVRTALNAEQAMELLGWRRPAEAAGEAPHAS is encoded by the coding sequence GTGAACGCCGGGCTGCCCATCCTGCGGCTCGGGGACATCCTGCTCAGCGGGCTGCTGAGCGACCTGGACGACCAGACCGCCCTCGCGTTCACCGACGAGCTGACCACGCGGATCGCCGACGAGGACATCCGCGGGGTCATCATCGACATCTCCCGGCTGGAGATCATCGACTCCTTCGTCGCCCGCGTGCTCATGCAGCTGGCCGGCACCGGGCAGCTGCTCGGCGCGCGGATGATCGTGGCGGGCATGCGCCCGGCCGTCGCGCTGACGCTGACCGAGCTCGGCCTGCAGCTCACCGGGGTGCGGACCGCGCTGAACGCGGAACAGGCGATGGAGCTGCTGGGCTGGCGCCGTCCCGCCGAGGCCGCCGGAGAGGCGCCCCATGCTTCCTGA
- a CDS encoding ATP-binding protein, whose translation MLPDERTVGPAEHPVRVEEDLLAARHAVRAAAVAAGFSIVDQTKIVTAASELVRNAYIHGGGGTMTVSVERDPAGRTGIRLQVRDEGPGIADVEQAMTDGFSTGAGLGHGLGGTCRLVHEFDLETAPGRGTTVTVARWQP comes from the coding sequence ATGCTTCCTGACGAGCGGACGGTCGGGCCCGCCGAGCACCCCGTCCGCGTGGAGGAGGATCTCCTCGCCGCCCGTCACGCCGTGCGGGCGGCCGCGGTCGCCGCCGGTTTTTCGATCGTCGACCAGACGAAGATCGTCACCGCGGCCAGCGAACTGGTCCGCAACGCCTACATCCACGGCGGCGGCGGCACGATGACCGTCAGCGTGGAGCGGGACCCGGCCGGGCGGACCGGGATCCGGCTCCAGGTCCGCGACGAGGGCCCGGGGATCGCCGACGTCGAGCAGGCGATGACCGACGGGTTCAGCACCGGCGCGGGACTGGGGCACGGCCTCGGCGGCACCTGCCGCCTGGTCCACGAATTCGACCTCGAAACCGCACCCGGCCGCGGCACCACCGTCACGGTCGCGCGCTGGCAGCCGTGA
- a CDS encoding SpoIIE family protein phosphatase → MTATVAEPTHRIRVDHPSAAYAAARVAREAAHATGLPDVLAERAAVVAAELAGNIDKHTAGGSVFVQRSLIGRGIDVLAADDGPGMADLDHWLLDGNTTTATLGTGLGAVHRMATEFRIRSSPATGTLAAARLLVPPPYGGAIGHFRLAREGEQHCGDAVALADVTGGRTAVVADGLGHGPDAAEAADAAVRVFLENPDRPLPHQLTNMHRALRTTRGAAVALIRITPRRLEFCGVGNVSGASVGAGPSRLLLSTPGIVGFTLPSAPVRHVELAEGDVVVLHTDGVGTGWRVPGRVPDLLLLATELAHRHRNPRDDAAVLALRVERAA, encoded by the coding sequence GTGACCGCGACCGTCGCCGAGCCGACCCACCGCATCCGCGTCGACCACCCCAGCGCCGCGTACGCCGCCGCCCGCGTCGCCCGCGAAGCCGCGCACGCGACCGGGCTCCCGGACGTGCTGGCCGAACGCGCCGCGGTGGTGGCCGCCGAGCTCGCGGGCAACATCGACAAGCACACCGCCGGCGGCTCGGTCTTCGTGCAGCGCTCGCTCATCGGGCGTGGCATCGACGTGCTGGCCGCCGACGACGGTCCGGGCATGGCCGACCTCGACCATTGGCTGCTGGACGGCAACACGACCACCGCCACGCTCGGCACCGGCCTCGGCGCGGTGCACCGCATGGCGACCGAGTTCCGGATCAGGTCCTCGCCCGCGACCGGGACGCTCGCCGCCGCCCGCCTGCTCGTGCCGCCCCCGTACGGTGGCGCGATCGGGCACTTCCGCCTGGCGCGCGAGGGCGAGCAGCACTGCGGTGACGCCGTCGCGCTGGCCGACGTCACCGGCGGCCGGACCGCCGTCGTCGCCGACGGGCTCGGCCACGGGCCGGACGCCGCCGAAGCCGCCGATGCCGCGGTGCGCGTGTTCCTCGAGAACCCGGACCGCCCGCTGCCCCACCAGCTCACGAACATGCACCGCGCCCTCCGCACGACCCGCGGCGCCGCCGTCGCGCTGATCCGGATCACGCCGCGGCGGCTCGAGTTCTGCGGCGTCGGCAACGTCAGCGGCGCGAGCGTCGGCGCGGGCCCGTCCCGGCTGCTGCTCAGCACCCCCGGCATCGTCGGGTTCACCCTGCCGTCGGCCCCGGTCCGGCACGTGGAGCTGGCCGAGGGCGACGTGGTGGTCCTGCACACCGACGGCGTCGGCACCGGGTGGCGCGTGCCCGGCCGGGTCCCGGACCTGCTGCTGCTCGCCACCGAGCTCGCCCACCGGCACCGCAACCCGCGCGACGACGCGGCCGTGCTCGCCCTGCGCGTGGAGCGGGCCGCCTGA
- a CDS encoding PP2C family protein-serine/threonine phosphatase, whose amino-acid sequence MRPDLARIRQRLRTACGEAGVDPGDRARLVLAVTLLAEPALTAGETVDVATAASDRRLAVTARLDHPVSQSSRNALPLLPERGDDETLTWHLAGGGPALPAEPDDGRATREEMLALIARADALTHEQRQLKHELAETNSGVLAMYVDLEQRDEQLRRAHAVIFRELEDALRPRAPVVAGLELGVHYSPTDQDSPTGGDLYDWFVLPDGQVHVTLVDAVGHGVTSTRHALTVTHAIRTLALEGHPFPDLIKRASLALASIEPDLMATVLLARTDPSTGHTRLASGGHPEPVLVKASGPARLLPAPVVGRGVGFPDPGSGQLVELDLAPGDTLLLYTDGLVESRKDIDEGQARLLVLAESHRAHPAATLPRELVTRMHDVVLHADDTVVLALRRPTAP is encoded by the coding sequence ATGCGCCCGGACCTGGCCCGCATCCGGCAGCGGCTGCGCACCGCCTGCGGCGAAGCCGGCGTCGACCCCGGCGACCGCGCGCGGCTGGTGCTCGCGGTGACCCTGCTCGCCGAACCGGCCCTCACCGCGGGTGAAACCGTCGACGTGGCCACGGCGGCCTCGGACCGGCGGCTCGCCGTGACCGCGCGGCTCGACCACCCGGTGAGCCAGAGCAGCCGCAACGCCTTGCCGCTGCTGCCCGAGCGGGGCGACGACGAGACCCTCACCTGGCACCTCGCCGGCGGCGGCCCCGCACTCCCCGCCGAACCCGACGACGGCCGGGCGACGCGCGAGGAGATGCTCGCGCTGATCGCCCGCGCCGACGCGCTCACGCACGAGCAGCGGCAGCTCAAGCACGAGCTGGCGGAGACCAACAGCGGCGTGCTCGCGATGTACGTCGACCTCGAGCAGCGGGACGAGCAGCTGCGCCGGGCGCACGCGGTCATCTTCCGCGAGCTGGAGGACGCACTGCGTCCCCGCGCGCCGGTCGTGGCAGGCCTGGAGCTGGGCGTCCACTACTCCCCGACCGACCAGGATTCCCCGACCGGCGGCGACCTCTACGACTGGTTCGTCCTGCCCGACGGCCAGGTCCACGTGACACTGGTCGACGCGGTCGGCCACGGCGTCACCTCGACCCGGCACGCCCTCACCGTCACCCACGCGATCCGCACCCTGGCGCTGGAAGGGCACCCGTTCCCGGACCTGATCAAGCGCGCGTCCCTCGCACTGGCCTCGATCGAGCCCGACCTGATGGCCACGGTCCTCCTCGCCCGCACCGACCCGTCAACCGGCCACACCCGCCTGGCCAGCGGCGGCCACCCGGAACCGGTGCTGGTCAAGGCGTCCGGCCCCGCCCGCCTCCTCCCCGCACCGGTGGTGGGCCGCGGCGTCGGCTTCCCCGACCCGGGCAGCGGGCAGCTGGTCGAGCTGGACCTGGCCCCGGGCGACACGCTGCTGCTCTACACCGACGGCTTGGTCGAAAGCCGCAAGGACATCGACGAAGGCCAGGCCAGGTTGCTGGTGCTGGCGGAATCCCACCGCGCCCATCCGGCCGCGACCCTGCCGCGCGAGCTGGTGACCCGCATGCACGACGTCGTCCTGCACGCCGACGACACGGTGGTCCTCGCCCTCCGCAGGCCGACTGCTCCCTAG